A genomic window from Micromonospora sp. WMMA1947 includes:
- a CDS encoding histidine kinase — protein sequence MTIDHGLAAALRGRRYLLSAWPWRTLAYAATTLPLAGAAALGAAVVAAPLLLVAGALRQGRPVDALALAVLAVLALAVVAIAPLAAAPVAAIERWRLGLVDDRPVTAPRWRGIAARLTTADGWREGAYLAVLGVAVPLAYGMFGLLVLVDVALVAGPWLADGEDRIVLVWATVGSPAEAVPYAVAGLLAVPALVYLAGLLVAAQAAVARLLLDGAPGGTALREVTRSRARLVSAYEAERRRVERDVHDGVQPRLTSLTLQLGLARLDVPDDSPAAKPLAAAHEQAKELMVTLRGIVQGIRPPQLTELGLAAAVGDLAARSVVPVTVHADLTRPVPELVETTAWYVVSETLGNVARHAGAGRAQVRLTRTDRLLVVEVRDDGRGGADPARGTGLTGLADRVAAVDGRLLLSSPPGGPTLVRVELPCRP from the coding sequence ATGACCATCGATCACGGGCTGGCGGCCGCGTTGCGCGGTCGCCGCTACCTGCTCTCCGCGTGGCCGTGGCGGACCCTGGCGTACGCCGCCACGACGCTGCCCCTGGCCGGCGCAGCGGCGCTCGGCGCGGCGGTGGTCGCCGCACCGCTGCTGCTGGTGGCCGGCGCGCTGCGGCAGGGCCGCCCGGTCGACGCCCTGGCGCTGGCGGTGCTGGCCGTGCTGGCGCTGGCGGTGGTGGCGATCGCCCCGCTGGCCGCCGCGCCGGTGGCAGCGATCGAGCGGTGGCGGCTCGGCCTGGTCGACGACCGGCCGGTGACCGCGCCGAGGTGGCGCGGAATCGCCGCCCGCCTCACCACCGCCGACGGGTGGCGAGAGGGCGCGTACCTGGCGGTGCTGGGTGTGGCGGTGCCGCTGGCGTACGGGATGTTCGGTCTGCTCGTGCTAGTGGACGTGGCCCTCGTCGCCGGTCCGTGGCTGGCCGACGGCGAGGACCGCATCGTGCTGGTCTGGGCCACTGTCGGCTCCCCCGCCGAGGCGGTGCCGTACGCGGTCGCCGGCCTGCTGGCGGTCCCCGCGCTGGTCTACCTGGCCGGGTTGCTCGTCGCGGCCCAGGCGGCGGTGGCCCGCCTGCTGCTCGACGGCGCGCCCGGCGGTACCGCGCTGCGTGAGGTGACCCGGTCCCGGGCCCGTCTGGTGAGCGCCTACGAGGCCGAGCGCCGCCGCGTCGAGCGGGACGTGCACGACGGCGTGCAGCCGCGCCTGACCAGCCTCACCCTGCAGCTCGGGCTGGCCCGCCTCGACGTGCCGGACGACTCCCCGGCGGCGAAGCCGCTCGCGGCGGCGCACGAGCAGGCCAAGGAGCTGATGGTGACGTTGCGCGGGATCGTCCAGGGCATCCGCCCGCCGCAGCTGACCGAACTCGGCCTGGCCGCCGCCGTCGGCGACCTGGCCGCACGGTCGGTCGTCCCGGTCACCGTGCACGCCGACCTGACCCGCCCGGTGCCGGAGCTGGTGGAGACCACCGCCTGGTACGTGGTCTCGGAGACGCTCGGCAACGTCGCCCGGCACGCCGGAGCCGGCCGGGCGCAGGTACGGCTGACCCGTACCGACCGCCTGCTGGTGGTGGAGGTGCGCGACGACGGCCGGGGCGGCGCCGATCCGGCGCGCGGCACCGGCCTGACCGGGCTCGCCGACCGGGTGGCCGCGGTGGACGGACGCCTGTTGCTGTCCAGCCCGCCCGGTGGGCCTACCCTCGTGCGGGTGGAGCTGCCGTGCCGTCCGTGA
- a CDS encoding response regulator transcription factor, with translation MPSVTRVVLAEDEVLLREGLVGLLTRFGFAVDAAVGSAPELLDAVRTHRPDLLVTDIRMPPQHRDDGLRAAVALRAERPDLAVVVLSQHVQSGYAAALLDSGDGNRVGYLLKDRVADVEEFAATLRRVAAGGTAVDPDVVRHLLRRPRDPLGALSPREREVLGLIAEGHSNSAIAARLHVTEAAVGKHVGNILAKLGLPPDEDTNRRVLAVLAYLRAAG, from the coding sequence GTGCCGTCCGTGACCCGGGTCGTCCTGGCCGAGGACGAGGTCCTGCTCCGGGAGGGCCTGGTGGGCCTGCTGACCCGGTTCGGCTTCGCGGTGGACGCCGCCGTCGGCTCCGCACCGGAACTGCTCGACGCGGTCCGTACGCACCGGCCCGACCTGCTGGTCACGGACATCCGGATGCCGCCGCAGCACCGCGACGACGGCCTGCGCGCGGCCGTCGCGCTGCGCGCCGAACGCCCGGACCTCGCCGTGGTGGTGCTCAGCCAGCACGTGCAGAGCGGGTACGCCGCCGCGCTGCTCGACAGCGGCGACGGCAACCGGGTCGGCTACCTGCTCAAGGACCGGGTGGCCGACGTCGAGGAGTTCGCCGCGACGCTGCGCCGGGTGGCGGCCGGCGGCACCGCCGTCGACCCGGACGTGGTGCGGCACCTGCTGCGCCGTCCGCGCGACCCGCTCGGCGCGTTGTCCCCGCGGGAGCGGGAGGTGCTGGGCCTGATCGCCGAGGGCCACTCCAACAGCGCGATCGCGGCGCGGCTGCACGTCACCGAGGCGGCCGTGGGCAAACACGTGGGCAACATCCTGGCCAAGCTCGGTCTGCCGCCGGACGAGGACACCAACCGGCGGGTGCTCGCCGTGCTCGCCTACCTGCGCGCGGCGGGCTGA
- a CDS encoding DUF998 domain-containing protein yields MRNRLAGACWLLAAVSFLVANVVVGLAWDQPGFSWAEHNISDLGNVTCGVWDTSRPRPVCSPWHPAMNAVFVGTGLLLALGALLAHRALRPGPAAAVAVASTVAAGSGYVLAGLYPADVDENRHVLGALLVFALGNAALLAAALAGRSPLLRQLRTVSAVLGLLGLAGTVLFLARVDTGIGVGGMERVAVFPLFAWVTTAGLRLLPFRRARPLS; encoded by the coding sequence ATGAGAAACCGCCTCGCGGGCGCCTGCTGGCTGCTCGCCGCCGTGTCGTTCCTGGTCGCCAACGTGGTCGTCGGCCTGGCCTGGGACCAGCCCGGGTTCAGCTGGGCCGAGCACAACATCAGCGACCTCGGCAACGTGACCTGCGGTGTGTGGGACACCAGCCGGCCCCGCCCGGTCTGCTCGCCGTGGCATCCGGCCATGAACGCCGTCTTCGTCGGCACCGGGCTGCTGCTCGCGCTCGGCGCGCTGCTCGCACACCGGGCGCTGCGCCCGGGCCCCGCCGCGGCCGTCGCCGTCGCGTCGACAGTGGCCGCCGGATCCGGGTACGTGCTGGCCGGCCTCTACCCGGCCGACGTGGACGAGAACCGGCACGTGCTCGGCGCGCTGCTGGTCTTCGCGCTCGGCAACGCCGCCCTGCTCGCCGCCGCCCTCGCCGGCCGGTCGCCGCTGCTGCGGCAGCTGCGGACCGTCAGCGCGGTCCTCGGCCTGCTCGGGCTCGCCGGCACCGTGCTGTTCCTGGCCCGGGTGGACACCGGCATCGGTGTGGGCGGCATGGAGCGTGTCGCCGTGTTCCCGCTGTTCGCCTGGGTCACGACGGCCGGGCTGCGGCTGCTCCCGTTTCGTCGGGCCCGGCCCCTATCCTGA
- a CDS encoding thioesterase family protein — MADPFRVRVTVRGYELDTQGHLNQAVYLQYAEHARWECLRASGIGQNQLIAGGVGPVALEVTVRYLRELRGGDEVDVTCEFHWGEGKTFRIGQEFTRADGTPVASVSGVGGLLDLAERRLVPDPRERFRALATDPVPMNL, encoded by the coding sequence ATGGCAGATCCGTTCCGGGTCCGCGTCACCGTGCGCGGCTACGAACTCGACACGCAGGGGCACCTCAACCAGGCGGTCTACCTCCAGTACGCCGAGCACGCCCGCTGGGAGTGCCTGCGCGCGTCGGGCATCGGCCAGAACCAGCTGATCGCCGGTGGCGTCGGGCCGGTCGCGCTGGAGGTGACGGTGCGCTACCTGCGGGAGCTGCGCGGCGGCGACGAGGTCGACGTGACCTGTGAGTTCCACTGGGGCGAGGGCAAGACGTTCCGGATCGGCCAGGAGTTCACCCGCGCCGACGGCACCCCCGTCGCCTCGGTGTCCGGCGTCGGCGGTCTGCTCGACCTCGCCGAACGGCGGCTCGTGCCGGACCCGCGCGAGCGGTTCCGGGCACTGGCCACCGACCCCGTGCCGATGAACCTGTAG
- a CDS encoding N-acetyltransferase produces the protein MTLEIVTLAQRPDLAPLLDTDFDGAWPPFMLWDPMGAIYYGVAHEQYPEFVFAAVDPAEPGRAVARGYAVPLRWTENELPDGGWDRVIQRATLGRLTGSTPNLVSALEICVRPDRRGGGVSGLMLAAMRAAVASAGFDTLVAPVRPSGKAAVPDVPMTEYAARRRPDGLPADPWLRVHVRAGGVIERVAPRSMTVTGTLADWRRWTGLPFDTSGPVRVPGALTPVLVDVDHDHAAYVEPNVWVRHRL, from the coding sequence GTGACTCTGGAGATCGTGACCCTGGCGCAGCGGCCCGACCTGGCGCCGCTGCTGGACACCGACTTCGACGGCGCCTGGCCGCCGTTCATGCTCTGGGATCCGATGGGCGCGATCTACTACGGCGTCGCGCACGAGCAGTATCCCGAGTTCGTCTTCGCCGCCGTCGACCCGGCCGAGCCGGGCCGGGCGGTGGCCCGGGGGTACGCGGTGCCGCTGCGCTGGACCGAGAACGAGCTGCCCGACGGCGGCTGGGACCGGGTGATCCAGCGGGCCACGCTCGGCCGGCTCACCGGGTCCACCCCCAACCTGGTGTCCGCGCTGGAGATCTGCGTGCGCCCGGACCGGCGCGGCGGCGGGGTGTCCGGGCTGATGCTCGCGGCCATGCGCGCGGCGGTGGCCAGCGCCGGGTTCGACACGCTGGTGGCGCCGGTGCGCCCGAGCGGCAAGGCCGCCGTCCCGGACGTGCCGATGACCGAGTACGCGGCCCGGCGCCGCCCCGACGGGCTACCGGCCGACCCGTGGCTGCGGGTGCACGTCCGCGCCGGCGGGGTGATCGAGCGGGTCGCGCCCCGGTCGATGACGGTGACGGGCACGCTGGCCGACTGGCGGCGCTGGACGGGGCTGCCGTTCGACACCTCCGGGCCGGTACGCGTGCCCGGCGCGCTGACGCCGGTGCTCGTCGACGTGGACCACGACCACGCCGCGTACGTGGAGCCCAACGTGTGGGTGCGGCACCGCCTCTGA
- a CDS encoding DUF1330 domain-containing protein, with translation MTVYALAQITIHDRARYDRYAAAFPPVLARYGGKLLAADTAPRVVEGDWPHQKAVLLSFDSREDFERWSTSAEYREISRDREAATDGVVLLLDGIGHAWPA, from the coding sequence GTGACCGTCTACGCCCTCGCACAGATCACCATCCACGACCGGGCGCGCTACGACAGGTATGCCGCCGCCTTCCCGCCGGTGCTGGCCCGCTACGGCGGGAAGCTCCTCGCCGCCGACACCGCCCCCCGCGTGGTGGAGGGCGACTGGCCGCACCAGAAGGCGGTGCTGTTGTCGTTCGACAGCCGCGAGGACTTCGAGCGCTGGTCCACCTCGGCGGAGTACCGGGAGATCTCCCGGGACCGGGAGGCGGCCACCGACGGTGTGGTCCTGCTGCTCGACGGGATCGGTCACGCCTGGCCGGCCTGA